Proteins from one Mesorhizobium sp. M9A.F.Ca.ET.002.03.1.2 genomic window:
- the ubiM gene encoding 5-demethoxyubiquinol-8 5-hydroxylase UbiM: MMGSDDNFDIVVVGAGPVGLSFAASLAQSELKVAVVEQNTFDSLANPAFDGREIALTNASIRTLRELGAWDVIPASDKSAIQGARVLNGSSAFALRFDPPSNSGEPLGVLVPNCRIREALFKIVRLQDRARLLCGHSVVDATNSQEGAVVTLSNGARLTARLVVAADSRLSATRDLLGIGADINRLGHSMLICRVRHERAHHQIAIEWFDHHQTIAILPLAEGVSSLLLTLRSNEAYRLLAFDDDLFLSELTKLCRGRLGKMTLASKRHTYPLVTTWAHKFRAPSAALIGDAAIGMHPVTAHGFNIGLSSQKQLARGIMTACRDGRNVGDPDMLHIYERRLRLSAAPLYHATNILVGLYSRDHLAARLARHLGLRFAQHVPLVRHGISAELQR, encoded by the coding sequence CTGATGGGCTCTGACGACAATTTTGACATCGTTGTCGTTGGAGCCGGGCCGGTCGGCCTTTCGTTCGCTGCGTCGCTTGCCCAAAGCGAACTCAAGGTGGCAGTTGTTGAACAGAACACATTCGATAGTCTGGCGAATCCGGCTTTCGATGGTCGCGAAATCGCGCTGACCAACGCTTCGATCAGAACCCTTCGCGAGCTCGGCGCCTGGGATGTCATCCCGGCTTCGGACAAATCAGCAATTCAAGGCGCGCGCGTGCTCAACGGCTCGAGCGCATTCGCTCTTCGTTTCGATCCTCCCAGCAACTCTGGAGAACCGCTGGGGGTTTTGGTTCCAAATTGCCGGATCCGCGAGGCGCTGTTCAAAATCGTCCGCTTGCAGGATCGCGCCCGGCTGTTGTGCGGCCACTCGGTCGTCGATGCAACAAACAGCCAAGAAGGAGCAGTCGTAACGCTCTCTAATGGCGCGCGTTTAACTGCTCGGCTTGTTGTTGCCGCGGATTCGCGTTTGTCCGCCACGCGTGATCTGCTGGGCATCGGCGCCGATATCAACCGGCTTGGCCACTCGATGCTGATTTGCCGAGTGAGGCACGAGCGCGCCCACCACCAGATCGCCATCGAATGGTTCGATCACCATCAGACGATAGCGATATTGCCCCTCGCGGAGGGCGTGTCGTCGCTGCTGCTCACATTGCGCTCAAACGAGGCCTATAGACTGCTTGCCTTCGATGACGATTTGTTCCTGTCGGAGTTGACGAAACTGTGTCGAGGGCGCCTTGGAAAAATGACCTTGGCAAGCAAGCGCCATACCTATCCGCTGGTCACGACCTGGGCGCACAAATTCCGGGCCCCGAGCGCCGCACTCATCGGCGACGCTGCCATCGGCATGCACCCGGTGACCGCTCACGGATTCAACATCGGTCTCAGCAGCCAGAAGCAACTCGCCCGTGGAATCATGACTGCGTGCCGCGACGGCCGCAATGTTGGCGACCCCGACATGCTGCACATATACGAAAGGCGGCTGCGCCTGTCGGCGGCGCCGCTCTACCATGCAACGAACATACTGGTTGGACTCTACTCCAGAGACCACCTGGCGGCACGGCTTGCAAGGCATCTGGGGCTTCGCTTTGCCCAACATGTTCCCCTTGTCCGGCATGGGATTTCGGCGGAGCTCCAGCGGTGA
- a CDS encoding EAL domain-containing protein, with the protein MPISIVLSGLILTVQALSGNGLAGAAWFSVVNAINAARLALARHQLKEPGVQDDLTRVWLRLRWFGRLALLAGFTWSFLAVLTAGYTTSQASLHLIILAGISAGAVTYGSSYAAAAIYFITPPLLIAAACLLTKGTLENYILAFAVLLFEGGLARASFVGQARFRDASRLRHQAERLAAEMERNSREDHLTALLNRRGLEHAIDQFENTDGPFVAMLIDLDGFKSVNDTYGHRTGDELLARIARRIEEEAPEGSTLARIGGDEFVLVFSSLRNSPSPSNLASNLISKLARPYPGVASVRIGASIGIYSAKNPGLTEMLLRADIALYTAKRRGRNEFCLFDAELDRELQRRQSIERDLHSAIKTRSLGPWFQPIVRLDTEAVIGFEGLLRWSHPIHGSISPPEIMTAARETGMLQLLTQAVFSECCAFIDALVKADCRDVRVTMNVSPRELEAGDIDEMVLNGLAAKDLPATMFEIEITEESPVDPDRVDEKLGRLSHAGISIALDVFGTGFSTLASLKDSRIRKVKIDQGFIRGLAKSREDRLLVKTVIDLGRTLGIEVMAEGVETEADRQTLHKLGCKTAQGFLFSKAVPLSQALGLAVKERQEL; encoded by the coding sequence ATGCCGATAAGCATTGTGCTGTCCGGGCTGATTTTGACCGTGCAGGCCCTTTCCGGGAACGGTCTTGCTGGCGCGGCCTGGTTTTCGGTCGTTAATGCGATAAATGCCGCCCGCCTTGCACTCGCCCGTCATCAGCTGAAGGAACCCGGAGTCCAGGATGATCTGACACGGGTTTGGCTGCGGCTTCGCTGGTTTGGCAGGCTTGCTCTTCTGGCGGGATTCACCTGGTCATTCCTTGCCGTCCTAACGGCTGGGTACACGACGTCTCAAGCATCGCTGCATCTAATAATTCTGGCGGGCATTTCAGCTGGCGCGGTCACGTACGGCAGCTCATATGCTGCGGCAGCGATATACTTCATCACACCGCCACTCCTCATTGCCGCCGCATGCTTGCTGACGAAGGGAACCCTGGAAAACTACATTCTGGCTTTTGCCGTCCTGCTTTTCGAGGGCGGCCTGGCTCGAGCCTCGTTCGTTGGACAAGCGCGCTTCCGTGACGCGAGCCGCCTGAGACATCAAGCCGAGCGGCTTGCCGCGGAAATGGAGCGCAATTCCAGGGAGGACCATCTTACCGCGCTCCTCAACAGGCGCGGCCTCGAACATGCAATCGATCAGTTTGAGAACACTGATGGGCCCTTTGTGGCCATGCTGATTGATCTGGATGGGTTCAAATCTGTCAACGATACCTACGGTCACAGAACGGGTGACGAGCTGCTTGCCAGGATCGCCCGCCGAATAGAGGAAGAAGCACCGGAGGGCTCAACGCTCGCCCGCATCGGTGGCGATGAATTCGTGCTGGTTTTTTCCTCGCTTAGAAATTCGCCTTCTCCCAGCAATCTCGCATCCAATCTCATATCCAAGCTTGCTCGCCCCTATCCTGGCGTCGCCTCCGTCCGGATCGGGGCATCCATAGGAATATACTCGGCTAAAAACCCGGGGCTGACGGAAATGTTGTTGCGGGCGGACATCGCCCTTTACACAGCTAAGCGCCGTGGCAGGAACGAATTTTGCCTGTTCGATGCCGAGCTCGACCGGGAACTGCAACGCCGCCAGTCAATCGAACGCGATCTTCATTCGGCGATAAAGACGAGAAGCTTGGGCCCTTGGTTCCAGCCAATCGTAAGACTCGACACCGAAGCTGTGATCGGTTTTGAAGGGTTGCTAAGGTGGTCCCATCCGATTCACGGTTCCATCTCTCCGCCCGAAATCATGACAGCGGCACGCGAAACCGGAATGCTCCAGCTGCTAACTCAAGCTGTATTTTCCGAATGTTGCGCTTTTATCGACGCCTTGGTGAAAGCTGACTGTCGTGATGTTCGTGTGACGATGAACGTTTCACCGCGCGAATTGGAGGCCGGCGATATCGACGAAATGGTTCTGAATGGTCTGGCGGCAAAGGACCTCCCTGCAACGATGTTCGAAATTGAGATAACAGAAGAATCGCCCGTGGACCCGGACAGGGTCGATGAAAAGCTCGGACGGCTTTCACATGCCGGCATTTCCATCGCGCTCGATGTCTTCGGCACCGGCTTTTCCACGTTGGCATCGCTCAAGGACAGTCGGATAAGGAAGGTGAAAATAGACCAGGGCTTCATTCGCGGTTTAGCCAAATCGCGGGAGGATCGGCTGCTTGTCAAAACCGTGATCGATCTTGGTCGGACGCTCGGGATCGAGGTCATGGCCGAGGGCGTCGAGACAGAGGCGGATCGGCAAACTCTGCACAAGCTTGGCTGCAAAACCGCTCAGGGCTTCCTGTTCTCCAAGGCGGTGCCACTCAGCCAAGCGCTTGGTTTGGCAGTTAAAGAGCGCCAGGAGTTGTGA
- a CDS encoding transposase, with translation MDGYSAYTNLVKARDKAGSNETIRLAGCWAHLRRKFYDLHISGISQGRDGFDHRHDRIVEGRDKVRGKDAGSRAALRQEKSVAIVASPFDLWEAELGKVSGKSKTALRG, from the coding sequence GTGGATGGCTACTCGGCCTATACCAACCTGGTCAAGGCACGGGACAAAGCCGGCAGCAATGAAACAATCCGGCTCGCCGGGTGCTGGGCTCACCTGCGGCGCAAATTCTACGACCTGCACATCAGCGGGATCTCGCAGGGCCGCGACGGGTTCGATCACCGCCATGACCGAATTGTGGAAGGTCGAGACAAGGTTCGTGGCAAGGATGCTGGAAGCCGCGCCGCGCTGCGTCAGGAAAAGTCCGTGGCCATTGTCGCGAGCCCCTTCGATCTATGGGAAGCGGAACTGGGCAAGGTCTCGGGGAAATCCAAAACCGCCTTGCGGGGCTGA
- a CDS encoding TetR/AcrR family transcriptional regulator: protein MSENVQNRRGRPANEALGQTIVDTACELFEELGFHAATLDKVAQRAKISKLSIYKHFENKEALFGAAFAARCQQLMPQKLFEGVDGSAEDQLMAAGSSLLRTLLRPEVRNVEAMVMADTPNQKSLSKLHYEAGPAHIIAQIEGLLRQLHAKAALKVPDPLRSARLFAALFKGCDLLIIARFDEARAEDDNEIESYCRSAVAMFIAAHGGNDHAGG, encoded by the coding sequence ATGAGTGAAAATGTCCAAAACCGACGCGGCCGGCCCGCCAACGAGGCGCTTGGTCAAACGATCGTCGACACCGCGTGCGAACTGTTTGAGGAACTGGGATTTCATGCGGCGACATTGGATAAGGTCGCCCAGCGCGCGAAGATATCCAAGCTCAGCATCTACAAGCACTTCGAGAACAAGGAGGCGCTGTTTGGCGCGGCCTTTGCGGCCCGCTGCCAGCAGTTAATGCCGCAGAAACTTTTTGAAGGCGTCGATGGTTCAGCCGAAGATCAGCTCATGGCGGCGGGATCGTCACTGCTTCGCACGCTTCTGCGCCCGGAGGTCCGCAATGTCGAAGCCATGGTCATGGCCGACACGCCAAACCAGAAGTCGTTGAGCAAGCTCCATTACGAAGCAGGCCCCGCCCATATCATCGCGCAAATCGAGGGCCTGTTGCGTCAGTTGCATGCAAAGGCGGCTCTGAAGGTGCCCGATCCTCTCCGGTCCGCCCGCTTGTTTGCCGCGCTTTTCAAAGGATGCGATCTCCTGATTATCGCACGCTTCGATGAGGCGAGAGCAGAGGACGACAACGAGATCGAATCCTATTGCCGGTCGGCCGTCGCCATGTTCATCGCCGCGCACGGTGGCAACGACCACGCGGGCGGATAG
- a CDS encoding NAD(P)/FAD-dependent oxidoreductase, with protein sequence MNHVIIIGGSFAGLAAALQLGRARRKVIVLDTGLQRNRFAGRSHGVLGHDDKPPSDILAAARQQLARYPAIRMVNARADSISGTIDNFSVLTGDGETLSARRLILSYGVVDQMPDVPGFAENWGTSVIPCPYCDGFEVADQHWGLVWSGPQSMNQVRLFHDWTDRLTVFGNGHDITPDIRADLAGRQVPLVDGRITEIARHGSHSATIKIDTGPDVAVDVLFAHPRTRPSASLHDALGLATVNTPTGIALKTDERRETSMPGIYAAGDLANPGIPSVTTATWQGAMAGIFAQQSMLT encoded by the coding sequence ATGAATCATGTCATCATCATCGGCGGCAGCTTTGCTGGCCTCGCCGCCGCTCTGCAGCTTGGCCGTGCCCGCCGCAAAGTCATCGTTCTCGATACCGGCCTTCAGCGCAACCGCTTCGCTGGCCGCTCGCACGGTGTGCTCGGCCACGATGACAAGCCACCGTCCGACATCCTGGCCGCGGCGCGGCAGCAACTCGCGCGCTACCCTGCTATCAGGATGGTCAATGCCCGTGCCGACAGCATCTCCGGTACCATCGACAATTTCTCCGTCCTCACTGGCGATGGTGAAACCCTTAGCGCGCGCCGCCTGATCCTGAGCTATGGCGTTGTTGACCAAATGCCTGATGTTCCGGGTTTTGCCGAGAACTGGGGCACATCCGTCATCCCATGCCCCTATTGCGACGGCTTCGAAGTTGCTGACCAGCATTGGGGCCTCGTCTGGTCTGGCCCGCAGTCGATGAATCAGGTCAGGCTGTTTCACGATTGGACCGACAGGTTGACTGTCTTCGGCAATGGTCACGACATCACCCCCGACATACGGGCCGATCTGGCGGGCCGCCAGGTACCTCTCGTTGATGGTCGGATCACCGAAATCGCACGTCACGGGAGCCATAGTGCCACCATCAAGATCGATACCGGCCCCGATGTCGCAGTCGATGTCCTATTCGCGCATCCGCGTACCAGGCCGTCCGCAAGCCTTCATGACGCACTGGGCCTCGCCACGGTCAATACGCCAACCGGCATCGCCCTCAAGACCGACGAGCGCCGCGAAACCAGCATGCCAGGCATCTACGCCGCCGGTGACCTTGCCAACCCCGGCATCCCCTCGGTCACCACGGCAACATGGCAAGGCGCGATGGCGGGTATCTTCGCTCAGCAGTCGATGCTCACTTGA
- a CDS encoding antibiotic biosynthesis monooxygenase family protein — protein sequence MAAIKPFKPLDEKFPFDLQLGIAAAPLVLINLFTVVDPADEAGFLDAFKAAAEIITKQPGFITMQLHRAIGDSPTYLNYVVWESTEAVRAAFTDPEFLAKLPAYPSSVVARPHLFQKVAVPGFCTA from the coding sequence ATGGCCGCCATAAAACCATTCAAACCTCTAGACGAGAAATTTCCGTTTGACCTCCAACTCGGTATCGCGGCCGCGCCTCTCGTGCTCATCAACCTCTTCACGGTCGTCGATCCCGCCGACGAAGCGGGCTTCCTGGACGCTTTCAAGGCGGCTGCGGAGATCATAACGAAGCAACCGGGCTTCATTACCATGCAACTGCATCGAGCGATCGGCGATAGCCCGACGTACCTGAACTATGTGGTGTGGGAATCCACCGAGGCGGTCCGCGCCGCCTTCACTGATCCCGAGTTCCTCGCGAAACTTCCAGCATATCCGTCATCGGTCGTTGCCAGGCCGCACCTGTTCCAGAAGGTCGCCGTTCCCGGCTTTTGCACGGCCTGA
- a CDS encoding isoprenylcysteine carboxylmethyltransferase family protein, with amino-acid sequence MADEPDSAGVRFPPPFVYLGALLLGLAAERFVTLRSFGIDWRLLTATGALLFVAGAAIMLAAAGLFRRLGTNIPPSQPTTLIATTGPYRWTRNPMYLGMALVYAGLAIGCDGPIAFALLPLVLIAIQTQVIAREERYLEAKFGDDYRRYKAEVRRWL; translated from the coding sequence ATGGCCGACGAACCCGACAGCGCTGGTGTGCGCTTCCCTCCGCCCTTCGTCTATCTGGGAGCGCTGCTGTTGGGGCTGGCGGCGGAGCGGTTCGTCACCCTGCGCTCCTTTGGCATCGACTGGCGGTTGCTGACCGCGACGGGCGCGCTGCTGTTCGTTGCCGGCGCGGCGATTATGCTTGCGGCAGCGGGGCTGTTCCGGCGGCTGGGCACCAACATTCCGCCGTCGCAGCCAACGACCCTCATCGCGACGACCGGTCCCTATCGGTGGACCCGCAATCCCATGTATCTCGGCATGGCGCTTGTCTATGCCGGCCTTGCGATCGGCTGCGACGGGCCGATCGCCTTCGCCTTGCTCCCGTTGGTGCTGATCGCAATCCAGACGCAAGTGATCGCCCGCGAGGAGCGCTATCTCGAAGCGAAGTTCGGCGACGACTACCGCCGCTACAAGGCGGAGGTTCGCCGCTGGCTCTGA